A window from Peromyscus eremicus chromosome 1, PerEre_H2_v1, whole genome shotgun sequence encodes these proteins:
- the LOC131916853 gene encoding small ribosomal subunit protein eS10: MLMPKKNRIAIYELLFKEGVMIAKKDVHMPKHPELADKNVPNLHVMKAMQSLKSRGYVKEQFAWRHFYWYLTNEGIQYLRDYLHLPPEIVPATLRRSRPETGRPRPKGPEGERPARFTRGEADRDTYRRSAVPPGADKKAEAGAGSATEFQFRGGFGRGRGQPPQ, encoded by the coding sequence ATGTTGATGCCCAAGAAGAACCGGATTGCCATCTATGAACTCCTTTTTAAGGAAGGAGTGATGATTGCCAAGAAGGATGTTCACATGCCCAAACACCCCGAGCTGGCCGACAAGAACGTGCCCAACCTTCATGTAATGAAGGCCATGCAGTCTCTCAAGTCTCGAGGCTATGTGAAGGAGCAGTTTGCCTGGAGACACTTCTATTGGTACCTTACGAACGAGGGCATCCAGTATCTCCGTGATTACCTCCACCTACCTCCGGAGATCGTGCCTGCCACCCTGCGCCGCAGCCGCCCTGAAACTGGCAGACCTCGGCCCAAAGGTCCAGAGGGTGAGCGACCCGCAAGGTTCACCAGAggggaggcagacagagacacCTACAGGAGGAGTGCTGTGCCCCCTGGTGCCGACAAGAAAGCTGAGGCTGGGGCTGGCTCAGCCACCGAATTCCAGTTTAGAGGAGGCTTTGGTCGTGGACGTGGGCAGCCACCCCAGTGA